A stretch of the Zeugodacus cucurbitae isolate PBARC_wt_2022May chromosome 6, idZeuCucr1.2, whole genome shotgun sequence genome encodes the following:
- the Tufm_0 gene encoding uncharacterized protein Tufm_0, giving the protein MIKLFSQLAGSSLRTLRTLTTDSQLTTTQLANIYNTRRKWFSNAAKDDSTRHCNVGTIGHVDHGKTTLTSAITKILAEKGLAQYASYDQIDRAPEEKARGITINACHIGYATAARTYAHTDCPGHADYIKNMISGASQMDGAILVVAATDGQMPQTREHLLLAKQVGIERIIVFINKADLVDQEVLELVEIEMREMLSDFGFDGINSPVICGSALLALKGDTSPFGVPAIESLLQHLDSYVPTPTRDYTSPFILPIDNAFTVAGRGTVVVGTIKRGTMQKNDLADLLGFNQNIKTSLGDIQIFKKSVPKAVAGENVGVLLRAVKIASVERGMLLCAADTENISNHFEASMYLLSRAEGGRSKPMLSKYIQQLFSATWNAPARIDIVPADGMLMPGEHGKVRITLLRKMVLIPGQAFTIRENGATVATGMITERKPSLDVPKNKLSKIVVTC; this is encoded by the exons ATGattaaactattttcacaattaGCCGGCAGTAGTTTGCGAACTCTTCGCACATTAACCACAGATTCGCAGCTAACTACAACTCAActagcaaatatatataatacaaggaGAAAATGGTTTAGTAATGCAGCAAAAGATGATAGCACACGACATTGCAATGTGGGTACAATTGGGCATGTTGATCATGGCAAAACCACGTTAACATCTGCTATAACAAAGATTCTGGCTGAGAAGGGACTAGCACAATATGCATCATACGACCAGATCGATAGAGCGCCGGAGGAGAAAGCACGCGGCATAACAATAAATGCTTGCCACATTGGATACGCAACAGCGGCACGTACCTATGCACACACCGACTGTCCGGGACATGCAGATTACATTAAG AATATGATATCTGGCGCATCGCAAATGGATGGCGCTATATTGGTTGTCGCCGCAACCGATGGACAAATGCCACAAACGCGTGAGCATCTTTTACTCGCCAAACAAGTGGGAATTGAACGTATTATTGTGTTTATAAACAAAGCGGATTTAGTTGATCAGGAGGTATTAGAGTTGGTGGAAATAGAAATGCGTGAAATGTTATCAGATTTTGGTTTTGATGGCATTAACAGTCCAGTAATTTGTGGTTCTGCTTTGCTGGCCTTAAAAGGTGACACATCGCCCTTCGGTGTGCCGGCAATTGAAAGTTTACTACAACACTTGGACAGCTATGTGCCGACGCCTACACGTGACTACACATCACCCTTTATATTGCCCATTGATAATGCTTTCACAGTGGCTGGACGTGGTACGGTTGTGGTAGGCACAATCAAACGTGGCACAATGCAGAAAAACGATTTAGCCGACTTGCTCGGTTTCAatcaaaatatcaaaactaGTTTGGGcgatatacaaattttcaaaaagagcGTGCCGAAG GCTGTAGCGGGTGAAAATGTTGGTGTCTTATTGCGTGCCGTTAAAATTGCAAGCGTGGAACGTGGCATGCTGCTATGTGCGGCGGACACTGAGAATATCTCAAATCACTTCGAGGCCTCCATGTATTTGCTATCACGTGCCGAAGGTGGACGCAGTAAACCTATGCTCTCCAAATACATACAACAATTATTTAGCGCCACTTGGAATGCGCCGGCACGCATTGACATTG TACCCGCCGATGGCATGCTAATGCCTGGCGAACATGGTAAGGTGCGCATAACATTATTGCGAAAAATGGTTTTAATACCAGGGCAAGCGTTTACGATACGCGAAAATGGCGCGACTGTCGCGACGGGCATGATTACCGAAAGAAAACCCTCCTTGGATGTaccgaaaaataaattatccaaAATTGTGGTCACTTGTTGA
- the LOC105217366 gene encoding zinc finger protein 37: protein MDICGNVLVSKDVLNFALKCLYCETDIEEWEAFVNHIQSLHNTNYEEPCIDPLVELDYKENIVVGLIKDETMTPIDTNDLASNDSDMKMELQSDGESVKSEHDNDTSSDVDQSQNNDANYIDTETDSSDEDDKKNMTSKKKFNPTFYRRNTSTNIFIELYKKAPCLWDPSDDHYNNSVARENCQKEIIEEMKKRCQVILTDQTVRSCFHKLHMQYQATHEAKQKKTKSKSKKLPGVVMDYFEKCSFLSVAKDDFAKDVEEPPNTNTNLSFAKLNPVTETFIETYALFPVLYDTKHEDYNNSGVRKQTYKEMSNIIKSKQNIEFSDDEIYKGIYYLRHWYYKLKNRLEKDLAEKDLSSAAQTYMKKCSFLPTRAPNLKLKCTECNKVFQNETTRQSHLFRQHNIGDWPHKCTECGRTFEFKATLLMHEQRSHVGKVHKCDYCERRFAVQVDLQRHIGTHTGQKPFVCELCGKAFRSKTQLGYHSDAIHTKTRAYKCTMCPKDFLKARDLKDHIKAHLNIRDKICETCGKGFTNCHSLIRHRQIHSEVKKFACKLCEAKFHQFVGLNSHMKRTHGIVKSQQKS, encoded by the exons atggatATATGTGGAAATGTTTTGGTTTCAAAGGATGTACTCAACTTTGCGCTTAAATGTCTTTATTGTGAAACGGATATAGAGGAATGGGAGGCCTTTGTTAATCATATACAAAGCCTACACAACACAAACTATGAAGAGCCTTGTATAGACCCGCTAGTAGAATTGGACTATAAGGAGAATATAGTAGTTGGATTGATAAAAGACGAAACTATGACACCAATTGACACAAACGATCTTGCCAGTAATGATTCTGATATGAAAATGGAATTGCAATCAGATGGTGAATCTGTTAAATCCGAG caTGACAACGATACATCCTCGGACGTGGATCAAAGTCAAAATAATGATGCGAATTACATTGACACCGAAACAGATTCCTCTGATGAAGACGATAAGAAAAATATGAcgagtaaaaaaaaa TTTAATCCTACATTTTATAGACGCAACACCagcacaaatattttcattgaactTTATAAAAAAGCGCCATGTTTATGGGATCCCAGTGATGATCATTATAATAATAGTGTAGCAcgggaaaattgtcaaaaagaaataattgaGGAAATGAAGAAGCGTTGTCAAGTTATATTGACTGATCAAACAGTGAGAAGCTGTTTTCACAAATTGCACATGCAATATCAAGCAACACatgaagcaaaacaaaaaaagacaaagtcgaaatcaaaaaaattaccagGTGTTGTCATGGATTATTTCGAGAAATGTTCCTTTTTGTCTGTGGCAAAAGATGATTTTGCCAAAGATGTAGAGGAGCCGCCCAACACAAATact AACTTAAGCTTTGCAAAACTAAATCCTGTCACTGAGACATTCATTGAAACATACGCGCTCTTCCCAGTATTATATGATACTAAGCATGAAGATTATAATAACTCCGGTGTTCGTAAACAAACCTATAAGGAAATGTCAAACATCATTAAATCTAAACAAAACATAGAATTCAGTGATGATGAAATTTATAAGGGAATCTACTACTTGCGTCATTGgtattataaactaaaaaatcgacttgaaaaagaTTTAGCAGAGAAAGATCTGTCCAGTGCTGCGCAGACTTATATGAAAAAGTGCAGTTTTCTGCCAACTAGAGCaccaaatttgaaattaaaatgtacGGAATGCAATAAAGTTTTCCAAAATGAGACGACGCGGCAAAGTCATCTATTTAGGCAGCACAATATCGGAGATTGGCCACATAAATGTACAGAATGTGGACGTACTTTTGAATTCAAAGCAACATTACTAATGCATGAGCAACGTAGTCATGTGGGCAAAGTGCATAAATGTGATTACTGTGAAAGGCGATTTGCTGTACAAGTGGATTTGCAACGGCACATCGGCACACACACTGGTCAAAAGCCCTTCGTATGCGAATTATGTGGCAAGGCATTTCGCAGTAAAACTCAATTGGGTTATCACTCTGATGCCATACATACGAAAACAAGAGCTTACAAGTGTACCATGTGTCCGAAAGATTTCTTGAAAGCGCGAGATTTGAAAGATCACATAAAGGCGCATCTTAATATACGCGATAAAATATGTGAGACGTGTGGCAAAGGCTTCACCAATTGCCATTCACTTATACGACATAGACAAATACATTCCGAAGTAAAGAAATTCGCTTGTAAATTATGTGAAGCGAAATTCCACCAATTTGTTGGTTTAAACTCGCATATGAAGCGGACGCATGGTATAGTTAAAAGTCAACAGAAGTCGTAA